In Tachypleus tridentatus isolate NWPU-2018 chromosome 7, ASM421037v1, whole genome shotgun sequence, a genomic segment contains:
- the LOC143257294 gene encoding uncharacterized protein LOC143257294 isoform X3 — protein sequence MRAVLVYERRKNMTTENSNNYVSRLSVEMGIVTLFLSGLLSVSSTSRIKRWDYVDVISGGSGGQRGNSRRDWTWQKGGGWKHGWVKYPNTSFKCSHQLYMPGYYADVETHCKLSNTAKTS from the exons ATGAGGGCGGTCCTCGTCTATGAGAGGAGGAAAAATATG ACCACAGAGAACAGTAATAACTATGTCTCAAGGCTCTCAGTGGAGATGGGAATAGTGACCCTGTTTTTATCAG gATTATTATCTGTTTCCAGTACAAGCCGG aTCAAGCGGTGGGATTACGTAGATGTAATCTCAGGTGGTAGTGGTGGGCAACGTGGAAATTCGCGAAGAGATTGGACATGGCAAAAAGGTGGTGGATGGAAGCACGGGTGGGTGAAATATCCAAATACAAGCTTTAAGTGCTCCCACCAGCTTTACATGCCTGGTTACTATGCTGACGTAGAGACTCATTGCAAG CTATCGAATACCGCCAAAACATCCTGA
- the LOC143257298 gene encoding 3-oxoacyl-[acyl-carrier-protein] reductase FabG-like isoform X2, which translates to MATFISTDKKLDQKVAIITGATSGIGRATAVLFSRLGAKLALTGRNQENLAKSAEECEAVSPHNLKPLCIVGDLTIESDIERIMKSTIDTCGKLNILVNNAGIIALDSAEDGSLQTLDLVWKINVRAVYHLTMLAVPHLIESKGSIVNVSGVLGKRGYVGALSYTISKGALDQFTRSVALDLAPKQIRVNSVNPGLIETNIFSTIGLDAKEVMKEATQSYPLGRGGQPQEVANAIAFLASDEASFITGETLVVDGAKTVSYK; encoded by the exons ATGGCAACCTTTATATCTACAGATAAGAAACTTGACCAGAAGGTGGCGATAATCACAG GTGCTACTTCAGGGATAGGTAGAGCCACTGCTGTGTTGTTCTCACGCCTGGGAGCGAAGCTGGCTTTGACTGGAAGGAACCAAGAAAATTTGGCAAAATCTGCTGAAGAATGTGAAGCAGTTTCACCTCATAATCTAAAG CCTTTGTGTATTGTCGGTGATTTAACcatagaatcagatattgaacGGATTATGAAGTCAACAATTGATACCTGcggaaaactgaatatttta gttaacaatgcTGGAATAATAGCATTGGACTCAGCTGAAGATGGTTCTTTGCAAACACTAGATTTGGTGTGGAAAATCAATGTTCG TGCTGTGTACCATTTGACGATGCTAGCTGTTCCTCACCTGATTGAAAGTAAAGGTTCGATTGTCAACGTTTCAGGCGTTCTCGGCAAAAGAGGA tatgtAGGAGCTCTCTCCTATACCATTTCGAAGGGCGCTTTAGATCAGTTTACCAGATCTGTGGCATTAG ACCTTGCTCCCAAACAAATCAGAGTGAACTCAGTAAA tcCTGGacttattgaaacaaatatattttcaactattGGATTAGACGCAAAAGAA GTTATGAAAGAAGCAACCCAGTCATATCCGCTTGGTCGTGGAGGACAACCGCAAGAGGTCGCAAATGCAATTGCTTTTCTCGCTTCTGACGAAGCTTCGTTTATAACCGGAGAAACCCTTGTGGTAGATGGCGCTAAAACTGTCTCttacaaataa
- the LOC143257298 gene encoding 3-oxoacyl-[acyl-carrier-protein] reductase FabG-like isoform X1 codes for MNKITCITNRMATFISTDKKLDQKVAIITGATSGIGRATAVLFSRLGAKLALTGRNQENLAKSAEECEAVSPHNLKPLCIVGDLTIESDIERIMKSTIDTCGKLNILVNNAGIIALDSAEDGSLQTLDLVWKINVRAVYHLTMLAVPHLIESKGSIVNVSGVLGKRGYVGALSYTISKGALDQFTRSVALDLAPKQIRVNSVNPGLIETNIFSTIGLDAKEVMKEATQSYPLGRGGQPQEVANAIAFLASDEASFITGETLVVDGAKTVSYK; via the exons ATGAACAAA ATTACTTGTATAACAAACAGGATGGCAACCTTTATATCTACAGATAAGAAACTTGACCAGAAGGTGGCGATAATCACAG GTGCTACTTCAGGGATAGGTAGAGCCACTGCTGTGTTGTTCTCACGCCTGGGAGCGAAGCTGGCTTTGACTGGAAGGAACCAAGAAAATTTGGCAAAATCTGCTGAAGAATGTGAAGCAGTTTCACCTCATAATCTAAAG CCTTTGTGTATTGTCGGTGATTTAACcatagaatcagatattgaacGGATTATGAAGTCAACAATTGATACCTGcggaaaactgaatatttta gttaacaatgcTGGAATAATAGCATTGGACTCAGCTGAAGATGGTTCTTTGCAAACACTAGATTTGGTGTGGAAAATCAATGTTCG TGCTGTGTACCATTTGACGATGCTAGCTGTTCCTCACCTGATTGAAAGTAAAGGTTCGATTGTCAACGTTTCAGGCGTTCTCGGCAAAAGAGGA tatgtAGGAGCTCTCTCCTATACCATTTCGAAGGGCGCTTTAGATCAGTTTACCAGATCTGTGGCATTAG ACCTTGCTCCCAAACAAATCAGAGTGAACTCAGTAAA tcCTGGacttattgaaacaaatatattttcaactattGGATTAGACGCAAAAGAA GTTATGAAAGAAGCAACCCAGTCATATCCGCTTGGTCGTGGAGGACAACCGCAAGAGGTCGCAAATGCAATTGCTTTTCTCGCTTCTGACGAAGCTTCGTTTATAACCGGAGAAACCCTTGTGGTAGATGGCGCTAAAACTGTCTCttacaaataa
- the LOC143257294 gene encoding uncharacterized protein LOC143257294 isoform X1 translates to MQIIVLMFFKTGLIKTTENSNNYVSRLSVEMGIVTLFLSGLLSVSSTSRIKRWDYVDVISGGSGGQRGNSRRDWTWQKGGGWKHGWVKYPNTSFKCSHQLYMPGYYADVETHCKLSNTAKTS, encoded by the exons atgcaaattattgttttaatgttttttaaaactgGACTGATAAAG ACCACAGAGAACAGTAATAACTATGTCTCAAGGCTCTCAGTGGAGATGGGAATAGTGACCCTGTTTTTATCAG gATTATTATCTGTTTCCAGTACAAGCCGG aTCAAGCGGTGGGATTACGTAGATGTAATCTCAGGTGGTAGTGGTGGGCAACGTGGAAATTCGCGAAGAGATTGGACATGGCAAAAAGGTGGTGGATGGAAGCACGGGTGGGTGAAATATCCAAATACAAGCTTTAAGTGCTCCCACCAGCTTTACATGCCTGGTTACTATGCTGACGTAGAGACTCATTGCAAG CTATCGAATACCGCCAAAACATCCTGA
- the LOC143257294 gene encoding uncharacterized protein LOC143257294 isoform X2, producing MQIIVLMFFKTGLIKTTENSNNYVSRLSVEMGIVTLFLSGLLSVSSTSRIKRWDYVDVISGGSGGQRGNSRRDWTWQKGGGWKHGWVKYPNTSFKCSHQLYMPGYYADVETHCKGIKQPIF from the exons atgcaaattattgttttaatgttttttaaaactgGACTGATAAAG ACCACAGAGAACAGTAATAACTATGTCTCAAGGCTCTCAGTGGAGATGGGAATAGTGACCCTGTTTTTATCAG gATTATTATCTGTTTCCAGTACAAGCCGG aTCAAGCGGTGGGATTACGTAGATGTAATCTCAGGTGGTAGTGGTGGGCAACGTGGAAATTCGCGAAGAGATTGGACATGGCAAAAAGGTGGTGGATGGAAGCACGGGTGGGTGAAATATCCAAATACAAGCTTTAAGTGCTCCCACCAGCTTTACATGCCTGGTTACTATGCTGACGTAGAGACTCATTGCAAG GGCATCAAACAGCCCATCTTTTGA